In Candidatus Thiodictyon syntrophicum, the sequence TCGCTATTGCTATCCAGATTTGCGATTTGACCGCGTTCTCGGATGTGCCAAAGAACGCCTTTATGCGCAGGTGTTGCTTGATCCATTTGAAGAACAGTTCCACTTGCCAACGGCAGCGGTAGAGTTCCGCAATCGTGAATGCCGGTAACGCGAAATTGTTAGTCAGGAATACGAATGTGTGGTCTGTCGCCGCATCATGATACTTGATGCGCCGAAGCTTTTCCGGGTAGAATTGCGGCGTGTGAACGCCGGTCGGGACGACGGTCTGATCGCAGATTAGACCGGTTGCCTTATCGATCGGTCGGGAATAGACGCGTCGCAGCTTCGTATTTGATTTCGCCCGCGTGACAAAGAAGGCCGCAGCGAGTGTGAAGCGATATAGGCGCGCGAAGTCCAAGTACCCGCGGTCCATAATGTAGAAGGCGCCGGGTTCCGGAACCAGGAAGTCGAGGGCGTTGACATCGTGGAGCTTGCCATCGGAAATATGCAGGAATGTCGGTATGTTACCGCGCAGATCCAATAGCGTATGCATCTTTACGGCCGCCTTCGTGTGACGGAACGGTGCCCACGGAAACAGCGACAAGCAGAGATCGATAGTCGACGAGTCCAACGCATAGACGGTATTGGCAAGATCGATCCCGAAGGAATCGTTGACATAAAGATCGCGCGCAATCCCAATTAGGGCCTGAGCGAAATCCGCGTAGATGCGCCAGTCACGGACCTTATTGGCATTGGCCAGGGTATTGCGCGCGATTCCCCCGCGAATGCCCATATGGTAAAGCTTGCTTTGGTGGGCGCGCAAACAGGCTTCAATGTCGCGCAGACTCTCCCGGTAGGTTAACTGCGCAAACGTCATACAGAGAAACTGGTCCAGACATGTGAACGACTTGATCTTGCGATGGCCGCCGTAACGCTGTACGCATTGCCAGAAAATCGGCAGTGGAAGATGCTCGGTGATCTGCGCGAATACCAGTTTGCCTGCGTACATGAAGCCGTGTCTCCCGCCCGTTGGATGGGGCGGAAGATTGGCGCACGGAGCGAGCGGCGTTCAAGTCGATTTTCCAGAGAAACGCCGCTTTCAAAAGAAATATCAGAATCTTACAGGGTCGTACACGAAACGCGTTGGGACACTAGTGAGCGAAGATAGAAGCTCCGGGCCGCGGGCTTCGCATCGACGACGACGCCGACGCCGACACACCCGATCTCGTCGGCCATCCGGCGGGCAAGGGTCAAGGCGAACCGAAGCAGGGCCTGGCCGACCCCGCGGTCCCGCGCCGTCTCGGCGACCGCCAGTCGCGCCAAACGTAGCGTCGGCAAGGGGTAGTGCGGCAACCGGCGACGGCGGTCAGCGGGAAGCGCGTCGATTTCGATCGCGGACGGCGAAACGGTGACGAAGCCCAGGATCGCGTCATGCTCGACCGCGATGTAGGTGACGCCAACATGGTGGCGGAATTGGTTTTGGCCCGCAAAGCGATGGAAAAAGCGGTCGAGGTCTGGGTGTCCGCTGCGGAACTGGTCGCGATCGTCGTCACGCTCCAATCGCCGAATCCTCAGGCTCATCAGGAGTTGCTGGGAGCGGGCTCGGGGTCCTCGCCGAAGAGTTCGCGCATGGCCCGATTGGGGCCATCCTGAGACGCCAGCCGCTCCAGCAGCCGCTCGCCCGACGCGACCGTGACCACGAGGCGCGGGGGTATGACAACCTCCTCAGGGATCTCGTCGATGGCCTGTAGATGGTGCAGCAGGGCCTGCTCGATCACGAACCCTTTCTTCATGCCCCGGGCACGGACGTAGCGTTCCAGGCGGTCTCGGGTTTCGGGAGAGATATTCGCGGAAATCTGGGTCACGTCTCACCTGCTCGCGCTGGTTTCTACAAAACCGTAGAGAAGTCTAGCATAACACCAAAGAGCGCCTGCGCCAGCGGTGCGGTAACGCTCAAGAAAAGTTCGCCCGGCGGTTTCTCTGCTCGGGCTGAACTGCTGGTCCATCGGCCGCGGCGCAGCATCTCTACCGGAACCGCGGGCGCCGCGGGCGGGGACTCGGTGTCCGAGCGCGACGGCCAGCTTGTCACGCTCACGACCACGGTCCAGGCGGAACAGCAATCGCGGGGCGCAGATACCCAGCACTGGCTCAACCGCCTCGCCGCGCATCAGGCGGCAGTGGCTGATGCCTGTGCTCGGGAAACGGCGCTGCCCGAGGAGAAGAAGGCCCTGACGCTGGCGGCAGGACCTTCGGAAGTTGCAGTCCGGGCTCAACGATGATGAGCGTGCGCGCGGCACCGCTCGCCAAGGCTGATTTCGCCGGGCAGGTCCGCTCCCGACCCAGAGCGGACGCTGGCTCCCCAAATCTCAATGGCAGCAGTCCACCGGACAGCGGACATTTGCCGCAGCCCCCCGGTTACCCTGCTATGCTGTACATAAAAACAGCTATCCGCATGGTCGCACCGCGCTGCCGACATGGCCGCCAACCCACCGGGATGCCGACCCGCTGTCTACGCCCGTCGTCGCCCCGAGCAAACCGTCCTCTACCGCCTCGTCCAGCAGCACCTGGAGACCTACCTCGCACTGGCTTGCGACGGCGATGGTCACGCGGTACCCGGCTACGTGGAGCGCGAACTCCGACGCTATCTGGAGTGCGGCATCCTGGCCTACGGTTTTTGTCAGGCGCGTTGCCCGGCGTGCGGCCAGGACTTCCTGGTGGCTTTCTCCTGCAAGGGGCGCATCTGCCCCTCATGCAATGCCCGGCGCATGGCCGAGACCGCCGCCCACCTGGTCGATCACGTTTTCCCGCCCCTGCCGGTGCGCCAGTGGGTGCTGTCCGTACCCAAGCGCCTGCGCTGGTACCTGGAGCGGGAGCCCGGGGCCGTGACCGCCGTGCTGCACATTTTCCTGCGGGTGGTCGAAACCCATCTGCGCAGAATCTGTCCCGAGGCCTCTGCGCGGGCCCGCTTCGGGGCGGTGAGCTTCGTCCACCGTTTCGGAGCTTCGCTCAATCGCCACATCCACTACCACTGCTGCATCCTCGACGGGGTGTTCGAGCCGCTGCAAGCCGGCGGGGTCCAGTTCCGGCAGGCCTCGTCACTGGCGCCAGAACAGGTTGCCGTAATCGAAGCGCAGGTGCGCCGCCGCGTGCTGCGCTGGTTCTCCCGCCGCGGGCTGCTCGATCCCGATGATGCCCGCGACATGCTGACTTGGGACAATAGCGGCTTCTCGCTCGACGCCTCGGTGTGCATCGCCGGCGACGACCGGGCTGGACTGGAGCGGCTGCTACGCTACTGCGCACGCCCGCCCTTCGCCCTTGAGCGGATCGAACAGGTCAGCGAAGACCGGATCGTCTATCGTCTGCCGGAGCCACAGCGTGACGGACGCACTGCGCTGTCCCTCAGCCCGCTGGAGCTCATCGACCATCTCGCAGCCCTGATCCCCCCGCCACGGCTGCACCGCCACCGCTACCATGGGGTGCTGGCACCCAATGCACCGTTGCGCCTAGCCGCCACCGCCTACGGGCGCGATGCGGACCCGACTTCCCCACCGCCACCGCCCAAAGTTTCAGCGCCCACTACCGCGGCGCCGAGTAGCCGCTCACCGGCGCACTACCTGCGGGCCATGCTGCTCGCACGCCTGTTCGCGTCCCTGCCCCTGGTCTGCCCGAACTGCGGTGCCGACATGCGCATCATCGCTTTCATCACCGAGGCCACCCCAGTGCGGCGGATTCTCTTGGCTCTCGACGAGCCAGCCGAGCCGCCCCGCATCGCCCCAGCCCGCGGGCCGCCGGCCTGGGACGACCCACCGGTCGAGGCCGTACCCGACTGGGACGCCCTGGCGCAACCGTCCCCCGAGTATGTCTTCAACCAGGAAGTGCAGTGGTAGCCTCCTTCCGTCGTCGCCACCCGCCAGCGACGCGCCCCTCCCTGCACCCAGGCCCCGGCAAACCACCCTTCACACCCATTCGTACCTCTCCGAGATGGCGACCTCGCCCCCGTCCCCGCCCGTCGGCGCCCTCGCGGGGCTTGCCACGCTCCTCCCGGCGATGCTACGTTAGCCCCGCCTCAGCCGCCCGTGGCCGCCCGTGCGGTTGGATTTCCTATCCCCCCGCCAGATCCAGTCCTTCCGGGTGCGCTTCGGCTCGGGCTTCCGCATCACGGCGCTCAGCAGCCGGCCGGAGAACATTCACGGCCTGCAAGGCGTGGTGGACCTTGACGAGGCGGCGCTGCACAAGAACGTGCGCGCGGTCCTGGAGTCCGCCACGGCGCTCCTGATCTGGGGCGGCAAGATTCGCGTCTGGTCCACCCATCGCGGCAAGCGCAACCCCTTCAACGAACTGCTGACCGACGTGCGGGCCGGGCGCTACGGCGCCCGCGCGCGCGCGATCCGCATCACCTTCGACGACGCGGTGGCCAACGGGCTCTATGAGCGTGCCTGCGCCATGCAGGGCAAGGCGGTCACCGCGGACGGCAAGCGCGAGTGGTACACCGCTATCCGCGCCGCCTACGGCCCGCGCACCGCGGCCATGCGCGAGGAACTGGACGCCATCCCGCGCGACGGCTCCGGTACCGCCATCCCCACGGTGTGGATCGAGCGCGCCATGCCCGAGGTGCGCCCGGTGCTGCGCATCGTCTTCCCCGACGACTGCACCCACCAGAGCGAGGGCGCGCGCGAGGCCTGGTGCGCCGTGTGGATCGCCGCCCACCTGCGCCCGGTGCTCGACCCATTGTGTCGGCCCCAGCAACCGGGAGCGGCCCCCGGGCCGGGCGCCCGCTGGGCGGTCGGCATGGACTTCGCGCGCCATCGCCATTTCACCGTCATCGTACCGGCGCTGCTGTCGCAGGAGCTGCGCCGCGATGCCCCCTTCATCGTGGAGCTGGCCAATGCGCCCGCCCGCCAGCAGGAGCAGATCCTGTGGACCCTGCTCGATGCCCTGCCGCGCGGGCGCTGGACCTTCGCCGGGGACGCCACCGGCCCCGGGCAGACGCTGATGGAATACACCGGGGACCGCTACGGCCGCGCCGCCCTGGACGCCAAGACCGGCCGCTACAGCGGCGGCCCTATCCATGAGATCGTGCTGAGCCGCGCCTGGTACGCCGAGCACATGGGGCGCTACCTGCAACTGTTCGAGGACGGGTACCTGACCCTGCCGCGCGATGCCAGCCTCGAGGACGACCACCGCGCGGTCGAGTATGTCGACGGCATCCCGATGGTGCCGAAGCTGGAGCGCAAGGACCTGAAGGACCCGGACCTGATCCGCCATGGCGACGGCGCCATCGCCGGCTGCCTGATGGAATTCGCCGCCAGCCACCCCGCGTCCGGGCCGATCGAATGGGAGTCCGTCCCGCGCGGCACCCGCGCCGACCCCGCCCGTGCCTTCGACGACCCGCTCGCCGCTGATGATGACGACCGCCGAGGACTCTACTGATGGCCGGACTACTGCGCACCGCCGCCGCCGCGCTCGCCGACTACTTCGGCCGCCCGGTCGCCCCCAAGACGCTGGCCGCGCGCCAGACCGAGGGCGCCACCACCCAGGCGCTCGCGCGTACCTTCGCCGGGCACCCGGTGCGCGGCCTCACGCCGGAACGCCTGGCCGGGCTCCTGGAAGGCGCCGAGAGCGGCGACCTGACCCAGCAGTCCGAGCTGTACCTCGATATGGAGGAGCGCGACCCGCACCTGCACGCCGAGATGGCCAAGCGGCGCCGCGCCATCCTCAGCGTGCCCTGGAGCATCGAGCCGCCGCGCGACCCCAGCGGCAAAGAGAAGCGCCAGGCCAAGGCCGTGGCGGAGCTGCTGGGCGGCATCCCGGATCTGGAAGACGTGCTGCTCGACCTGATGGACGCGGTCGGGCACGGCTTCGCGTGCCTTGAAGTCACCTGGTCCGGCGCCGGCACCGAACGCCTGCCGGTCCACATCGAGCACCGGCCGCAGACCTGGTTCCAGTTGGACCAGGGCACCCGCACCCAGTTGCGCCTGCGCGACGGGTCCGCGGACGGCGCCGAACTGTGGCCCTACGGCTGGCTCACCCACACCCACCGCGCGCGCTCCGGCTATCTGGCGCGCGCCGGGCTCTATCGCGTCCTCGCCTGGCCCTGGATCATGCGGCAGTTCAGCCTGCGCGACATGGCCGAGTGGCTGGAGATCTACGGCTTACCCATGCGCTTGGGTTACTACCCCAGCGGCGCAGGGTCCACCGAGAAGGCCACCCTGTTCCGCGCCGTGCGCGACCTGGGCCGCCACGCCGCCGGCATCATGCCCGAGGGGATGCGAATCGACCTGCTGGCCGCCGCCGAGGGCCAGGCCGACCCCTTCCTCGCCATGGTCCAGTATGCCGACGCCGTCATGTCGCGCGCCATCCTGGGCGGCAGCCTCTCCAGCACCCCGGCCGCGACCGGCATGGGCTCCGGCGTCGCGGACCTGCAAGGGGAGGTCAAGCGCGACCTGCTGCTGTCCGACGCACGCCAGGTGCAGAGCACCCTGGGCCGCGACCTGGTCTATCCGGTCGCGGCGCTCAACGGCCTGGTGGATGATCCGCGCCGGGCGCCGGTGTGGCGCTTCGACACCCGCGAGCCGCAGGACCTGACCGCGTTCTCGACCTCCTTGCAGCGGCTGACCGCGTCCGGCATGGGCGCCTTCATCCCGGTCGCCTGGGTGCGCGAGCAGACCGGGATCCCGGAGCCGGCCGGGGATGAGCCGACCCTGGGAGCCGGGGCGTCCCGCCCCGGCGCGGCCGGCGAGCCCGCGGTCCCCGCTGATGAGATCACGGCCCTCGCCGCCGCCGCCACCGGCCGGGGCGAGACGCCCCGGCTCCCGCCCGACTACGCCGAGACCCACACCGCGGCCCTGGCGCGGCTGGCGGAACCCGCCATGCTCGCCATGGCCGCCGCGGTGCGGGGCGAACTGGATGCGGCGCTGGCCGCGGGAGAAGACATGGCGAGCTTCAACGCCCGGTTACTGGGCATGTATCCGGAACTACCGGGCGGTTCCCTGGTCGCGGTGCTGGCCGAGGGCCTGGCGGCGGCTGATCTGGCCGGGCGGTATGACATCGACCATGGAGCCTGAACATGACTGATCCGCTGGTGATCCATGACAAGGTCGATGACGTCATCAGGGACCCATCTGGCTATGTCCGCGTCTACCCCGGCGCCGCGACGTGGGCGGACGCCGATGACGTCGAGATCGACCTTGAGGGCGCTGACCTGCTGATCCCCCTGTCGTGGGTCCCGACCGTCATTGCTGCACTTCAGGCGGCTGTTGCCCGGTGCTGCCCGGTTCCACGCACGGGGCGCGGCCGGGCGGGCGCTGCCGATGACTGAGCGCCGCGCCTACTGGGAGTGTTGGCATTTCGAGTTCCGCGACAGCGGGACCAGGTCGGTCTGTCGGCACCCGGCCTATAAGGTCCCCACGCCTTGGGTGCTGGCCATCCTGCGCGGCGAGCCCTGCGGCGGCGACAACGCGCCCCTGTGGGCGGCACGGCCAGCGCTGCCGGAGGGCGCGGCCGACCATGCCTGACCCCGCCTACGGCTCCCTTCCCTTCGCCGAGCAGATCGCCTTCTTCAAGACGAAGCTGAACCTGCCCACTGAGCGCTGGGACGACCTCCTGGGCGCGGCGCACGACCGCGCCTTTGTGGTGGCCGGGGCGACCAAGGCGGACCTGCTCGCCGACCTCAACGCGGCGGTACTCAAGGGGATCGAGCAGGGCACCACGCTCGCGGAGTTCCGCCGCGACTTCGACGCCCTGGTGGAGAAGAACGGCTGGACCGGCTGGACCGGGGAGGGCACCGCGGAGGGCCGCGCCTGGCGCACTGAGGTTATTTACAGCACCAACCTGCGCACCAGCTATGCCGCCGGGCGCTGGGCGCAGATTCAGGAGGTCAAGGCGACCCGGCCGTACCTCCTTTATCGTCACAGTGACGGCGTCATGACCCCGCGCCCGGAACACCTGGCCTGGGACGGCCTGGCGCTGCCGGTCGATGATCCGTTCTGGAAGACGCACTACCCGCCCAACGGCTGGGGCTGCCAGTGCCGGGTGTTCGCGGTCAGTGACCAGGACCTGGAGAAACTGGGTAAGGCCGGGCCGGACCGGGCGCCGGTGCCGCCGGGGGATACCAGCGGGATCGGTCGGGGGTGGGATTATGCGCCGGGGGCGAGCCGCACCCGCCCGCTGGCTGAATTGATCGACACCAAGCTGACCCGGCTGGAGGCGCCAATCGGCGCGGCCTTGGCCGCGGCAATGGCTGATGCCTTGGCGTTGGAGCGTGACCTGGCATGGAAGGAGACCTTCGACGACTGGAGCGGCACGCAAGCACGCGGGCGGGTGGCAGTGGTGGGCGCGCTGCACCCGCCGGTCCTCGATTGGCTGCGTGAGCACGGGCACCCGCAACCGGCGACTGCCGAGATTGCCATCGCCGACTATCTGCCGTTGGGTCCCAAGCAGACGCGCCACGCGGCCGCGCAAAACGCCTTGAGCCCCGACGAGTGGCGCGCGCTGCCGGCCTTGCTGCGCAACCCGGGGGCGATCTATCGGGATACCCGCTCGGGTAAACTGATGTTCGTCAGCGAGTCACTTGGACCGGCCAAGGTCGCGGTGGAGTTCGACCCCGGCAAGACGCGCAAGCAGGGTGGGCTCAATCAGATTGTCAGCGCCTTTCGGGTCGATGATATGAACATCGCAGGCGCGGTGAAGGGTGGTGAGTGGGTGCCGATCACGGTGCCGGGGAAGTAGGGGCGGCACCGGGGGGGAGTCGAACCTCCATAAGCGGTAAATGACCGTCCTGTAACCGATGCAGGTACTCGGTGCCTTAGATCAGATTAGCCCAACGGGGAGCAGAACACCAATGGCCGGCGTCAACCTCACCATCACCGTCGACGACGCCGCCGTGCGCACGGCCCTGGGCGCCCTGATCGCCAAGGTCGGGAAGCCCGCCGCGGCCCTGCGCGATATCGGCGAGTACCTGCTGCTGGCCACCGACCGGCGCTTCCGTGCCCAGGCGGCGCCGGACGGTACGCCCTGGGCACCGAACAGCGACGTGACCCTGCTGCGCCACCTGAACCGCGGCGGCAA encodes:
- a CDS encoding IS4 family transposase encodes the protein MYAGKLVFAQITEHLPLPIFWQCVQRYGGHRKIKSFTCLDQFLCMTFAQLTYRESLRDIEACLRAHQSKLYHMGIRGGIARNTLANANKVRDWRIYADFAQALIGIARDLYVNDSFGIDLANTVYALDSSTIDLCLSLFPWAPFRHTKAAVKMHTLLDLRGNIPTFLHISDGKLHDVNALDFLVPEPGAFYIMDRGYLDFARLYRFTLAAAFFVTRAKSNTKLRRVYSRPIDKATGLICDQTVVPTGVHTPQFYPEKLRRIKYHDAATDHTFVFLTNNFALPAFTIAELYRCRWQVELFFKWIKQHLRIKAFFGTSENAVKSQIWIAIATYVLIAILKKRLNMDVSLYTLLQVLSLTIFERTPINQLLTDRDCDPRDPPEGKQLNLFD
- a CDS encoding GNAT family N-acetyltransferase, yielding MERDDDRDQFRSGHPDLDRFFHRFAGQNQFRHHVGVTYIAVEHDAILGFVTVSPSAIEIDALPADRRRRLPHYPLPTLRLARLAVAETARDRGVGQALLRFALTLARRMADEIGCVGVGVVVDAKPAARSFYLRSLVSQRVSCTTL
- a CDS encoding transposase, which produces MAANPPGCRPAVYARRRPEQTVLYRLVQQHLETYLALACDGDGHAVPGYVERELRRYLECGILAYGFCQARCPACGQDFLVAFSCKGRICPSCNARRMAETAAHLVDHVFPPLPVRQWVLSVPKRLRWYLEREPGAVTAVLHIFLRVVETHLRRICPEASARARFGAVSFVHRFGASLNRHIHYHCCILDGVFEPLQAGGVQFRQASSLAPEQVAVIEAQVRRRVLRWFSRRGLLDPDDARDMLTWDNSGFSLDASVCIAGDDRAGLERLLRYCARPPFALERIEQVSEDRIVYRLPEPQRDGRTALSLSPLELIDHLAALIPPPRLHRHRYHGVLAPNAPLRLAATAYGRDADPTSPPPPPKVSAPTTAAPSSRSPAHYLRAMLLARLFASLPLVCPNCGADMRIIAFITEATPVRRILLALDEPAEPPRIAPARGPPAWDDPPVEAVPDWDALAQPSPEYVFNQEVQW
- a CDS encoding DUF935 domain-containing protein, encoding MAGLLRTAAAALADYFGRPVAPKTLAARQTEGATTQALARTFAGHPVRGLTPERLAGLLEGAESGDLTQQSELYLDMEERDPHLHAEMAKRRRAILSVPWSIEPPRDPSGKEKRQAKAVAELLGGIPDLEDVLLDLMDAVGHGFACLEVTWSGAGTERLPVHIEHRPQTWFQLDQGTRTQLRLRDGSADGAELWPYGWLTHTHRARSGYLARAGLYRVLAWPWIMRQFSLRDMAEWLEIYGLPMRLGYYPSGAGSTEKATLFRAVRDLGRHAAGIMPEGMRIDLLAAAEGQADPFLAMVQYADAVMSRAILGGSLSSTPAATGMGSGVADLQGEVKRDLLLSDARQVQSTLGRDLVYPVAALNGLVDDPRRAPVWRFDTREPQDLTAFSTSLQRLTASGMGAFIPVAWVREQTGIPEPAGDEPTLGAGASRPGAAGEPAVPADEITALAAAATGRGETPRLPPDYAETHTAALARLAEPAMLAMAAAVRGELDAALAAGEDMASFNARLLGMYPELPGGSLVAVLAEGLAAADLAGRYDIDHGA
- a CDS encoding phage minor head protein; its protein translation is MPDPAYGSLPFAEQIAFFKTKLNLPTERWDDLLGAAHDRAFVVAGATKADLLADLNAAVLKGIEQGTTLAEFRRDFDALVEKNGWTGWTGEGTAEGRAWRTEVIYSTNLRTSYAAGRWAQIQEVKATRPYLLYRHSDGVMTPRPEHLAWDGLALPVDDPFWKTHYPPNGWGCQCRVFAVSDQDLEKLGKAGPDRAPVPPGDTSGIGRGWDYAPGASRTRPLAELIDTKLTRLEAPIGAALAAAMADALALERDLAWKETFDDWSGTQARGRVAVVGALHPPVLDWLREHGHPQPATAEIAIADYLPLGPKQTRHAAAQNALSPDEWRALPALLRNPGAIYRDTRSGKLMFVSESLGPAKVAVEFDPGKTRKQGGLNQIVSAFRVDDMNIAGAVKGGEWVPITVPGK